In the genome of Croceimicrobium hydrocarbonivorans, one region contains:
- the rsmG gene encoding 16S rRNA (guanine(527)-N(7))-methyltransferase RsmG: protein MELIRKYFPALSEEQYQQFEQLQALYDDWNAKINVISRKDTDQFYERHVLHSLGIAKICRFKEGAQILDIGTGGGFPGIPLAILYPQAQFHLVDSIAKKIKVVDEVILALGLKNVKAEQARAEKVKGTYDFIISRAVTQMPRFMAWTRGKLRKGNEAGSMSNGILYLKGGDLSEELADYPRAKQYPLAKHFEEDFFETKKVVYLKA from the coding sequence ATGGAATTGATTCGCAAGTATTTTCCCGCTTTAAGCGAAGAACAGTATCAGCAGTTTGAACAACTGCAAGCACTTTATGATGATTGGAATGCCAAGATTAATGTGATTTCTCGCAAGGACACCGATCAATTTTATGAAAGGCATGTATTGCACTCTTTGGGTATTGCTAAAATCTGTCGCTTTAAAGAAGGAGCTCAGATTTTGGATATCGGCACCGGTGGTGGTTTTCCGGGAATTCCCCTGGCCATTCTTTATCCCCAAGCCCAATTCCATTTAGTAGATAGTATTGCCAAAAAAATCAAAGTGGTAGATGAGGTGATCCTGGCTCTGGGCCTTAAGAATGTAAAGGCTGAACAAGCCAGAGCAGAGAAAGTAAAAGGGACTTACGACTTTATAATTTCCAGGGCTGTAACTCAAATGCCTCGCTTTATGGCCTGGACCCGAGGTAAGCTCCGGAAGGGTAATGAAGCGGGCTCCATGTCCAATGGTATCCTTTATCTTAAAGGTGGAGACCTCAGCGAAGAATTGGCAGATTATCCTCGTGCCAAGCAATATCCTTTAGCCAAGCATTTTGAGGAGGATTTTTTCGAAACTAAAAAGGTGGTTTACCTAAAAGCCTAA
- a CDS encoding glycosyltransferase, translating into MKLLLNVLSYTWLLAALVLWLWHGLRFHRLRKYLNQKEAIPLEPDLPPISLIICFHNEASNLKHLLSEWCEQDYSDFEVIMVDDHSTDNGAALVQEAQKSYPFLKLVNASEGSASGKKAALQRGIIAAQNDALAFCDADCAPASKHWLKEIGLRLKKNDVVLGYGPLQGEGFTAWLSDYETVNTALRYWSYASMGKAYMGVGRNLAYRKSSMQAVQALNKHQDLLSGDDDLTLREMADGLKVICMSPERSFTYSPAPLNLKQWWRQKGRHYSTAWRYERGVRFSLGLEGFLQLLFALLLPFAFWQLDIRLVLLVFIGRWFISAYPRKSQRDLIQHKRQAWLWPFFEMFWAVATTLLHLRNLIWGAPSKW; encoded by the coding sequence ATGAAATTGCTTCTTAATGTGCTTTCCTACACTTGGCTGCTTGCTGCCCTGGTACTTTGGCTATGGCATGGGCTGAGGTTTCACCGCTTGCGGAAGTACCTCAATCAAAAAGAAGCTATTCCGCTGGAGCCCGATCTGCCACCTATCAGTTTGATTATTTGCTTTCATAATGAAGCTTCAAATTTGAAGCATCTCTTGTCGGAATGGTGCGAACAAGATTATTCGGATTTTGAGGTAATAATGGTGGATGACCACAGTACCGATAATGGGGCGGCTTTGGTACAAGAGGCTCAAAAAAGCTATCCTTTTCTAAAATTAGTGAATGCCAGTGAGGGCAGTGCTTCTGGAAAAAAGGCAGCCTTACAAAGAGGAATCATCGCCGCTCAAAACGATGCCCTGGCTTTTTGTGATGCAGATTGTGCACCGGCTAGTAAACATTGGCTGAAGGAAATAGGCTTAAGGCTTAAGAAGAATGATGTGGTTTTGGGTTATGGCCCACTCCAAGGCGAAGGTTTTACCGCTTGGCTTAGTGATTATGAAACAGTGAATACTGCCCTCCGCTACTGGTCTTATGCCTCCATGGGTAAGGCATATATGGGAGTAGGTAGAAATTTGGCCTATCGCAAATCATCCATGCAAGCGGTTCAGGCCCTTAATAAGCATCAGGATCTCCTTTCGGGTGATGATGATCTTACCCTGCGTGAAATGGCCGATGGTCTCAAGGTAATTTGCATGAGTCCCGAGCGCTCTTTTACCTATTCGCCGGCTCCCTTAAATTTAAAACAGTGGTGGCGTCAAAAAGGCCGACATTATTCAACTGCCTGGCGCTATGAGAGAGGGGTGCGGTTTAGCTTGGGCCTTGAAGGTTTTTTACAATTGCTCTTCGCCCTATTACTGCCTTTTGCTTTTTGGCAATTGGATATTCGATTGGTATTATTAGTGTTTATCGGACGATGGTTCATTTCGGCTTATCCTAGGAAGAGTCAGCGGGATTTGATCCAACATAAAAGGCAGGCCTGGCTTTGGCCATTTTTTGAAATGTTTTGGGCAGTAGCCACCACTTTGTTGCACCTTCGCAACTTGATTTGGGGTGCCCCTAGCAAATGGTAA
- the tgt gene encoding tRNA guanosine(34) transglycosylase Tgt, giving the protein MQFRLEHQDPGSKARSGTIQTAHGEIQTPIFMPVGTVASVKAVHQRELAEDIKAQIILGNTYHLYLRPGTDILNRAGGLHQFMNWQKPILTDSGGYQVYSLANNRKITEEGVAFKSHIDGSKHFFSPEKSMEIQRHIGADIIMAFDECPPYPSTYQYARESMDMTHRWLQRCGEWLKENDPLYGFGQSLFPIVQGSTYKDFRVKSAETIAEFGADGNAIGGLSVGEPAEEMYAMSEIVCDVLPHDKPRYLMGVGTPANILENIALGVDMFDCVMPTRNGRNGMIFTSEGIINIKNKKWEDDFGPLDPNGPTFVDSQYSKAYLRHLFAANEYLGRQIASVHNLGFYLWLTGEARKQIEAGTFASWKNIMVEKLQRRL; this is encoded by the coding sequence ATGCAATTTCGCTTGGAACATCAGGATCCCGGATCAAAAGCGCGTAGCGGGACCATCCAAACCGCGCATGGAGAAATTCAAACTCCCATATTTATGCCAGTGGGCACCGTAGCATCGGTTAAAGCTGTGCATCAAAGAGAATTAGCCGAGGATATTAAGGCCCAAATCATCTTGGGGAATACCTACCATTTGTATTTACGCCCGGGTACAGATATCCTGAATCGGGCAGGCGGCTTACACCAGTTTATGAACTGGCAAAAACCCATCCTTACAGATAGTGGTGGTTATCAGGTTTACAGCCTGGCTAATAATCGCAAGATTACTGAAGAAGGTGTTGCCTTCAAATCACATATCGACGGATCCAAGCATTTCTTCAGTCCGGAGAAATCCATGGAAATCCAAAGACATATTGGGGCCGACATTATCATGGCATTTGATGAATGTCCGCCTTATCCCAGCACTTATCAATACGCGCGGGAATCTATGGACATGACCCATCGCTGGCTCCAACGCTGCGGTGAATGGCTCAAAGAAAATGATCCGCTTTATGGTTTCGGGCAAAGCCTCTTCCCGATTGTACAGGGCAGTACCTACAAAGATTTCAGGGTTAAAAGTGCCGAGACCATTGCCGAATTTGGTGCGGACGGAAATGCTATTGGAGGTCTCTCTGTAGGTGAGCCTGCAGAAGAAATGTATGCCATGAGCGAAATAGTATGTGATGTGTTACCTCATGACAAGCCCCGATATTTAATGGGCGTTGGTACTCCGGCAAACATCCTCGAGAATATTGCCTTAGGTGTGGATATGTTCGATTGTGTGATGCCCACCCGCAATGGTCGTAATGGGATGATCTTTACCAGCGAGGGTATTATCAATATCAAGAATAAAAAGTGGGAAGACGATTTCGGGCCTCTGGATCCTAATGGCCCCACTTTTGTAGATAGCCAGTACTCCAAAGCTTATTTGCGCCATCTCTTTGCCGCCAATGAATATTTAGGTCGACAAATTGCCAGCGTACACAATTTAGGCTTCTATTTATGGTTAACTGGTGAAGCCCGAAAACAAATCGAGGCCGGTACCTTTGCCAGCTGGAAAAACATCATGGTCGAAAAACTGCAACGTCGCTTGTGA
- a CDS encoding LptF/LptG family permease, whose translation MKIFKIIDRYIIGKFLGTFFLTIALILAIAIVFDISEKIDDFITRGASTREIIIDYYLNFVVFYGNLFSSMIVFIATIFFTSRMTSNTEIVAILTGGVSFRRMMFPYFVSATIIALISFFLSHFVIPYTNVSRLEFQHSYIDKKEDERFKNIHRQIKPGHIIYFENYNTKRFSGYHFTYEIIEEGKLVSKLKADFIRLDTATNEWVLDNYDLRTIDEEGKEHLEQGRKLQRAFDFEAMDIVPRLYTVEMMNTPELNEFIEAERIRGSENINHYLIQKYQRTSWPFATYILVLIGVSISSRKTRGGLGLNVAIGLVLCVTYIFFMQISTTFATVGSMSPLLAVWTPNILFAGIAAYLYYIAPK comes from the coding sequence GTGAAGATTTTTAAAATCATAGATCGCTATATCATTGGGAAGTTCCTGGGTACCTTCTTTTTAACCATTGCCCTGATTTTAGCGATTGCCATTGTTTTTGATATTTCCGAAAAGATTGATGACTTCATTACAAGGGGGGCAAGTACCCGCGAAATCATCATCGATTATTATTTGAACTTCGTAGTGTTCTATGGCAATCTCTTTTCATCGATGATTGTCTTTATCGCTACGATTTTCTTTACCTCAAGGATGACCTCCAATACGGAGATTGTAGCCATTTTAACTGGTGGCGTAAGTTTTAGGCGGATGATGTTCCCCTACTTTGTATCCGCCACCATTATTGCCCTTATTAGTTTCTTCCTCTCCCATTTTGTGATTCCTTATACCAATGTGAGTCGCTTGGAATTTCAGCATTCTTATATCGATAAGAAGGAAGATGAACGCTTTAAGAATATCCATCGGCAGATTAAGCCTGGTCACATTATTTACTTCGAAAATTACAATACCAAGCGCTTCTCGGGCTATCACTTTACCTATGAAATTATCGAAGAGGGCAAATTGGTTTCGAAGCTAAAAGCCGATTTTATCCGATTGGATACGGCCACCAATGAATGGGTGCTCGACAATTACGATTTGCGCACCATTGATGAAGAAGGCAAAGAGCATTTAGAACAGGGTCGGAAATTGCAGCGAGCCTTTGACTTTGAAGCCATGGACATAGTTCCGCGACTTTATACCGTGGAAATGATGAATACTCCAGAGCTCAATGAATTTATAGAAGCGGAGCGCATTCGTGGTTCCGAAAATATCAATCACTACCTCATCCAAAAATACCAGCGAACCTCTTGGCCCTTTGCTACTTATATCCTGGTACTTATTGGAGTAAGTATCTCATCAAGAAAAACCAGAGGAGGCTTAGGATTAAATGTAGCCATCGGCTTGGTGCTCTGCGTAACCTATATCTTCTTTATGCAGATTTCCACCACTTTTGCGACGGTTGGAAGCATGAGTCCACTCCTAGCCGTGTGGACCCCCAACATATTATTTGCGGGGATTGCCGCCTATCTCTATTACATCGCACCCAAGTAA
- a CDS encoding acetyl-CoA carboxylase carboxyltransferase subunit alpha has protein sequence MDYLDFEKPIKDILDQIEKVRALESESEVDMSDKIKELEKKLDKSRKDIYKNLTAWQVVQLSRHPQRPYTLAYIQGMTEGQFIELHGDRNVKDDKAMVGGWGLLGEEPVMFIGQQKGVNTKMRQYRNFGMANPEGYRKALRLMKMAEKFNRPVVTLIDTPGAFPGLEAEERGQGEAIARNIYEMSKLKVPIICVIIGEGASGGALGIGVGDQVLMLENTWYSVISPENCSTILWRSWDYKEQAAEALKLTAKDMLGNKLIDGIIKEPMGGAHTNPTEMFGILKEELLGHIAKLKNTEPDKLIAKRMAKFERMGVTK, from the coding sequence ATGGATTATTTGGACTTTGAAAAGCCTATAAAAGATATCCTCGATCAAATCGAAAAGGTCCGCGCCTTAGAAAGCGAGTCTGAAGTAGATATGTCTGATAAGATCAAGGAACTCGAAAAGAAACTCGATAAAAGCCGCAAGGATATTTATAAAAACCTCACTGCCTGGCAGGTAGTACAATTGTCTCGTCACCCCCAAAGGCCTTATACTCTGGCCTATATCCAAGGGATGACCGAAGGACAGTTTATTGAACTACACGGCGATCGTAATGTAAAAGACGACAAAGCCATGGTGGGTGGCTGGGGATTACTCGGTGAAGAGCCGGTAATGTTTATCGGTCAACAAAAAGGGGTAAACACCAAAATGCGTCAGTATCGCAATTTCGGTATGGCCAATCCCGAAGGTTATCGTAAGGCTTTACGCCTGATGAAAATGGCGGAGAAATTTAACCGCCCGGTAGTAACCTTAATTGACACCCCCGGAGCCTTTCCAGGATTGGAAGCGGAGGAACGCGGACAAGGAGAAGCGATTGCTCGCAATATCTATGAGATGTCGAAACTTAAGGTGCCCATTATCTGTGTAATTATCGGTGAGGGTGCTTCTGGTGGAGCCTTAGGTATTGGCGTAGGTGATCAGGTATTGATGTTAGAAAACACCTGGTATTCGGTGATTTCTCCGGAAAACTGTTCCACTATTCTTTGGCGTTCCTGGGATTATAAGGAGCAAGCTGCCGAAGCCTTAAAATTGACAGCAAAGGATATGTTAGGCAATAAGCTTATCGATGGGATCATTAAAGAACCTATGGGTGGAGCTCATACGAATCCAACGGAGATGTTCGGAATTTTGAAGGAAGAACTACTAGGCCATATTGCCAAATTAAAGAATACGGAGCCCGACAAACTCATCGCCAAGCGAATGGCGAAGTTTGAACGCATGGGCGTTACCAAATAA
- a CDS encoding winged helix-turn-helix domain-containing protein, translating into MKEWVHQLNKAFENRVRLGIMSVLMVNEAVSFNRLKELLGVTDGNLASHLRALEKLDYVEMKKTFLDRKSHTTYDVSALGRKAFTEHLNALESLLKP; encoded by the coding sequence ATGAAAGAATGGGTCCATCAGCTTAATAAAGCTTTTGAAAACCGAGTGCGCCTGGGCATTATGTCGGTCTTGATGGTAAATGAAGCGGTGAGCTTTAATCGGCTTAAAGAACTATTAGGGGTAACCGACGGGAATTTAGCCAGCCATTTGCGCGCCTTGGAAAAATTGGATTACGTTGAAATGAAAAAAACCTTCCTCGATCGAAAGTCGCATACCACCTATGATGTATCTGCCCTCGGCCGCAAAGCCTTTACCGAACATTTAAATGCTTTGGAAAGCCTCTTGAAGCCTTGA
- a CDS encoding DUF4153 domain-containing protein, with protein sequence MKTKIRPYLTWTLAISAALLFDDVSYGLNASIFSSLSVLALLFLYSEIPLKRKALALLPHLCIALYLSLYPQALSVFFWYLSYLLMWSMAAVSNSSLLLPFQGLASMLGSPFKHWAPKPSPPQSETLQEQEAKRVQNTNRWAAILLVSIIAVTFAFLYALSNPIFSNILEDIQWPEIEADLVWSSMGIYLLLYGLLRFYKVSVFERLNELPNSLASADYSKENPEFPIAKWSLLIVSGMLLIMNLTDLVVIFSGKLPSGMSYSEYVHQGFYSLIFSMAFALGLMVIFFRGALNFHDHIHRIRQIARFWIIQNLALALITAYKNMLYVEVYGLTYKRIGVFACLLAVSLGLALMIRKINHARSNWYFFNRLSVLGYALIMIYALIPYDLWISRYNLRYAQAKDLYYIQNLAHPDLVELEAYMQKMPEGPEEYRYTREFLNRRKESIEYKAAIQSWREWNWYFNYIKSLNI encoded by the coding sequence ATGAAAACTAAAATTCGCCCCTACCTCACCTGGACCCTGGCCATTAGCGCCGCCCTCCTTTTTGATGATGTTAGCTATGGCCTAAATGCCAGCATCTTTAGCAGCCTTTCGGTTCTGGCGCTACTCTTTCTATACTCTGAAATTCCCTTAAAAAGAAAGGCATTGGCCCTTCTACCCCATTTATGTATCGCATTATACCTGAGCCTGTACCCGCAAGCACTTAGTGTCTTTTTCTGGTACCTGAGCTATCTGCTGATGTGGAGTATGGCTGCTGTTTCTAACAGTAGCCTACTCCTTCCTTTTCAGGGCCTCGCCTCCATGTTAGGCAGTCCTTTTAAGCACTGGGCCCCTAAACCCAGTCCACCCCAATCCGAGACCCTGCAAGAACAAGAAGCCAAGCGGGTTCAAAACACTAATCGCTGGGCCGCCATTCTGTTGGTGAGCATTATTGCCGTGACCTTTGCTTTCCTCTACGCCCTCAGCAATCCTATTTTCAGTAATATTCTGGAAGACATTCAATGGCCCGAAATTGAAGCAGATCTAGTCTGGAGCAGCATGGGTATTTACCTCCTACTTTATGGTCTGCTACGTTTTTATAAAGTGAGCGTTTTTGAGCGTCTTAATGAATTGCCAAACAGCTTAGCCTCCGCAGACTATTCCAAGGAAAACCCTGAATTTCCAATTGCCAAATGGAGCCTTCTCATTGTCTCAGGAATGCTGCTTATTATGAACCTTACTGATTTGGTGGTGATCTTCAGTGGAAAACTACCCAGTGGCATGAGCTATTCAGAATATGTGCACCAAGGCTTTTACTCTTTAATCTTCTCCATGGCATTTGCCTTGGGGCTCATGGTGATCTTCTTTAGAGGAGCCTTAAACTTTCATGATCATATTCATCGTATTCGACAAATCGCTCGTTTCTGGATAATCCAAAACTTGGCGCTCGCTCTGATTACCGCTTACAAGAATATGCTCTATGTAGAAGTTTACGGACTTACCTATAAACGTATCGGAGTCTTTGCCTGTCTACTAGCGGTAAGTTTAGGCTTAGCCCTAATGATTCGCAAGATTAACCATGCTCGCAGCAATTGGTATTTCTTTAATCGATTAAGCGTTTTAGGCTATGCACTTATTATGATCTATGCGCTAATCCCCTATGACTTGTGGATTAGCCGTTATAATCTTCGCTATGCCCAAGCCAAGGACCTCTATTATATCCAAAACTTAGCCCATCCGGATTTAGTGGAATTGGAAGCTTATATGCAAAAGATGCCTGAAGGACCTGAAGAGTATCGTTACACTCGAGAATTTTTGAATCGCAGGAAAGAATCAATAGAGTATAAAGCAGCCATTCAAAGTTGGCGGGAATGGAACTGGTACTTTAATTATATTAAATCACTTAATATCTAG
- a CDS encoding FISUMP domain-containing protein: MKKLIFSAFCLLFLSGAKAPSQYQEVSIGSQVWMNKNLVVTSFRNGDPLKYCWNQEEWIKAIENKRPAYTYYNFDPKEGAHYGCIYNQFAVADRRPLAPEGWRLPVLEDLNKLQQSDPQLAYTLRSKGNQKDGDGAWLHKHYAFTERQDQYGFSALPAGELVVFGSSNLVQFVGEGTLARWWTRSSPAATPNLQIVWSIKQNFGSMQLDLGKTSPNYAGHYVRCIKE, translated from the coding sequence ATGAAGAAACTAATATTCAGTGCCTTCTGCCTCTTGTTCTTAAGCGGGGCGAAGGCACCATCGCAATATCAGGAGGTAAGTATAGGCAGTCAGGTTTGGATGAATAAAAACCTGGTGGTGACTTCCTTTCGCAATGGAGATCCCTTGAAATATTGTTGGAACCAGGAAGAGTGGATTAAGGCTATCGAGAATAAACGCCCAGCTTATACCTATTATAATTTCGATCCCAAAGAAGGGGCCCACTACGGCTGTATCTACAATCAATTTGCAGTAGCCGATCGCAGACCCCTGGCTCCGGAGGGTTGGCGACTTCCGGTTCTTGAAGACTTAAATAAATTACAACAAAGCGACCCTCAACTGGCCTATACCTTGCGCAGTAAGGGCAACCAAAAGGATGGTGATGGCGCCTGGTTGCACAAGCACTATGCATTTACAGAACGGCAGGACCAATATGGATTTAGTGCTTTACCGGCAGGCGAGCTAGTTGTTTTCGGCTCTTCCAATCTGGTGCAATTTGTGGGTGAGGGTACCCTGGCCCGCTGGTGGACCCGCAGTAGCCCCGCTGCAACGCCCAATTTGCAAATCGTTTGGAGCATCAAACAGAATTTTGGCAGCATGCAATTGGACTTGGGTAAAACCAGTCCTAATTATGCTGGGCATTATGTGCGATGCATAAAGGAATAA
- a CDS encoding FISUMP domain-containing protein, whose product MNKLIKGTLGLLGLSLILLSCTTAQEEVLPQGAVRVGNQIWMDHNLNEKTFRNGDAIELCQDPECWIEAFRNKKPAMLYYNFDETANAQYGALYNVWALLDERGLAPEGWRVPLKEDIDSLFKDQSIPFFLRSKGSVHDGSGLWKHVSYTFTAQQDTFGFNAQPVGEVPGYTEALNEVNFNAWGERVSWWTASPLENNPDVLKFWTLYQGRHGNFLGHMAGARIDAAAGHYVRCLK is encoded by the coding sequence ATGAATAAACTAATCAAAGGAACGCTAGGCTTATTGGGTTTGAGCCTAATTCTATTATCATGCACCACTGCACAGGAGGAAGTGCTACCTCAAGGTGCAGTGCGCGTGGGGAATCAGATTTGGATGGATCACAACCTCAATGAAAAAACTTTTCGCAATGGTGATGCCATCGAACTGTGCCAAGACCCAGAATGCTGGATTGAAGCCTTTCGCAATAAAAAGCCAGCCATGCTTTATTATAATTTCGATGAAACGGCCAATGCCCAATACGGTGCCCTTTATAATGTGTGGGCCCTTTTGGACGAGCGTGGATTAGCTCCAGAGGGCTGGCGAGTTCCTTTAAAGGAGGATATTGATAGTTTATTTAAGGATCAGAGCATTCCTTTTTTCTTGCGATCTAAGGGCTCAGTGCACGACGGTAGCGGCTTATGGAAGCATGTTTCCTATACTTTTACGGCACAACAAGATACCTTTGGTTTTAATGCCCAACCAGTCGGAGAAGTACCTGGTTATACTGAAGCTCTCAATGAGGTTAATTTTAATGCCTGGGGGGAGCGAGTTTCCTGGTGGACAGCCAGTCCTCTCGAAAATAATCCTGATGTTTTGAAATTCTGGACCCTGTATCAAGGAAGACATGGTAATTTTCTTGGTCATATGGCAGGAGCCCGTATTGATGCTGCGGCTGGACATTATGTGCGTTGTTTGAAATAA